The Chloroflexaceae bacterium genome has a segment encoding these proteins:
- the upp gene encoding uracil phosphoribosyltransferase — translation MAGQVHVSRHPLVQHKLALLRSKLTEPKKFRELVREIAQLLFYEASQDLTLAPLAVETPLATAQGYEVAERIGVIPILRAGLGMSEAILDILPTIHVWHLGIFRDHETLQPVTYYNKLPKEPDIDLSIVVDPMLATGGSAVAAVNILKAWGSRRIKFLGLIAAPEGVRALTSAHPDVPIHLAAIDSHLNEHGYIVPGLGDAGDRQFGTG, via the coding sequence ATGGCGGGTCAGGTGCATGTGTCACGCCACCCGCTGGTGCAGCATAAACTGGCCCTGCTGCGCAGCAAGCTGACCGAACCGAAGAAGTTCCGCGAACTGGTGCGCGAGATTGCCCAGTTGCTCTTCTACGAGGCTTCTCAGGATCTGACCCTGGCCCCCCTGGCCGTCGAAACCCCCCTGGCTACAGCCCAGGGCTACGAAGTGGCCGAGCGGATCGGCGTTATTCCTATCCTCCGCGCCGGGCTGGGAATGTCCGAAGCGATTCTGGACATCCTGCCCACCATTCATGTCTGGCACCTGGGCATTTTTCGTGATCACGAGACCCTTCAGCCGGTGACCTACTACAATAAATTGCCCAAAGAGCCGGACATTGACCTGTCCATCGTAGTTGATCCCATGCTCGCGACTGGCGGGTCGGCGGTGGCAGCGGTCAACATTCTGAAAGCCTGGGGCTCGCGGCGGATCAAGTTCCTCGGCTTGATCGCCGCCCCCGAGGGAGTGCGCGCCCTGACCAGCGCCCATCCCGACGTGCCTATTCATCTGGCCGCCATTGACAGTCATCTCAACGAGCACGGGTATATCGTGCCCGGCCTGGGTGACGCCGGCGACCGGCAATTCGGCACCGGGTAG